The genomic DNA TTGTAGACCACCACAATCCCCTGGGGCTCCGCCACCCGCTCCACCACCACCGCCTGGGGAAAGAGGTCCAAGGTGAGGTTGGCGGTGATCCGGACCTCGAGGGCCAAAGCCGTGGCCAAAAACAGGGAAAGGGCAAACCATCTCCGCATGCCCCTAGGATACCCCCCTCCCTCCCCTGGCCCATGAGAGCCCGCTAAAGTACACTTGAAAGGTGGACGAAGTCTGGCGGAAACTGGCCGAGCCCTTTCCCCCTGCCGAGGTCCAGTGGCGCATCGAAGCCCTCTCCAAGGACCGAAAGCGGGCCCTGGTGGTGCCCTACGTGGACGCCCGCACCGTCTTGGACCGCCTGGACCGGGTGGTGGGGCCGGAAGGGTGGCACGACAGCTACGAGGTCCTGGCGGATCAGGAAAGGGCCCTCCAGGACGAGCGGGGCGAGCGCCGCGAGCGGCTTTGCGAGGTGAAGTGCCGCCTCACGGTGCTCGGGGTGACCAAGGAGGACGTGGGCGAGGGCGACTCCCTCAAGGCCGCCTTCTCCGACGCCCTGAAGCGGGCGGCGGTGAAATTCGGGGTGGGGCGCTACCTCTACCGCCTAGAAAAGCAGTGGGTGGACTACGACCCGGAAAGGGGGCGCTTCACCCCACCCAAGCTCCCTGAACCGGAAGGCGGGCTCGAGGAAGAGGAAAAACCCGAAGCCCACCGCCTCATAGACCAGCTCCTGGAGCGCCTCAAGGAAAAGGGCCTGGGCAAGGAGGCGGCCAGGATCGTCACCAAATACGGGGGGTACGGCAAGACCCCCGAGGAGACCAAGCGCCTCTACGGGGAACTTCGGGCCTTGCTCAAAGGATGAGGGTCGTCGCCATCGGGGACCTCCACGCCAACTTCCCCGCCTTCTGGCGCATCCTAAAGGCGGAAGGCCTGGTGGACGGCTCCTTCAAACCCACGCCCGCCCTCCGCTTTGGGACCTCCAAGGTGGTCCTCCTGGGCGACCTGGTCCACCCCAAAACGCCCAAGGACTACGAGCGGCTCACGGGCCTCGTTCCCTTCGATCCGGAAAACCCTCTCCACCTGCGCCTGGCGGCCAAGGCGGAGATCCGAGAGCTCTTTCGGCTCAAGGCCCTCCAAGAAGAGGCGGGGGGCAACCTGGTCATCCTCCTGGGAAACCACGACGAGGCGGCCCTCAAGGGAGAGCCCATCCTAGGCAACCGCCACCTGAAGCACCTGGAGTTCCACCCCGAAAAAGGCGGCCAGCCCCTGCCGGAGGCCCTCAAAACCTGGATGGAAAGCTTTCCCAAAGAGTGGGTACTCAACGGGGTGCACTTCGCCCACGTGGGCCCGGTGCCTTGGCTTCAGGAGTACGACGACCTCTTTTACGCCCAAAGCGAGCCCAAGACCTGGTGGTTCCGCACCCCAGACTACGTGGAGCGCATGGGCTACCGCTATGGCGTCTACGGCCACGTGCCCCTGCGGGAGGGCATCCTCCTCAAGGAGCGCTTCGCCCTCATCGACGCCTTGGACCTGGGGCAGTACCTGGAGCTCTTCCCCGAGGAAGACCCCTTAGCCGTCCGGATCAAGCGCCTCCCCCATGCCTAACCCCCTCACCTCCCCCAAGGCGGTACGGGAGCTTCTGACCAAGCACGGCCTGTTCGCCGACAAGCGCTTGGGCCAGAACTTCCTGGTCTCTGAGGCCCACCTAAGGCGCATCGTGGAGGCGGCCAAACCCTTCACGGGACCGGTCTTTGAGGTGGGACCTGGGCTTGGCGTCCTCACCCGGGCCCTGGCGGAGGCGGGGGCCGAGGTCACGGCCATAGAGAAGGACACCCGGCTTAAGCCCGTCCTGGAGGAAACCCTAAAGGGCCTTTCCGTGCGGCTTCTCTTCCAAGATGCCCTCCGCTTTCCCTGGGAGGAGGTGCCCGAAGGAAGCCTCCTGGTGGCCAACCTTCCCTACAACATCGCCACCCCCCTGGTCACCGCCCTTCTCAAGACGGGCCGCTTCGCCCGCCTGGTCTTCCTGGTGCAGAAGGAGGTGGCGGAGCGGATGACAGCGGGGCCAGGAAGCCCTGCCTACGGGGTCTTGTCCCTCCGGGTGGCCCACCACGCCCAAGCGGAGAGGCTCTTCGATCTGCCGCCCGGAGCCTTCTTCCCCCCGCCCAAGGTCCATAGCAGCCTGGTGCGCCTCACCCTTAAAGGGGTGCCCGACGACCCGGCGCTCTTCCGCCTGGCGGAGGCCGCCTTCGGCCAGCGGCGGAAAACCCTGAAAAACGCCCTGGTGGCGGCGGGGTACCCCAAGGAGGGGGTAGAAAAGGCCCTAAGGACCCTGGGCCTTGCCCCGGAGGTGCGGGGCGAAACCCTGGACTTGGAGCAGTTCCGCCAGCTCCGAGCGTCGCTATACACTTCTGAGTAACTTTTCCCCTTGCGTGAGGATAGGCATTACACTGTTTAATCTACTCTTGGTGTAGTCTATCCCCCTTGTCCCGACCTCAGGGTGATAAGATGGGCGGGAAATGAGGCGGGGGTGTTTGGGGTACTGGGTCCCCGCCTCGTGAAGAGATGCACGAAAGGAGGGGACCTTGGCGCCGATCGCGGAGTACGTGAACGTCCTCATCTACCTAGGGGTGGCCCTCTTCATCGGGGTGGCGGCCCTTGGGGTGGGGGCCCTTCTTGGGCCCAAGAAGCCGGGCAGGGCCAAGCTCATGCCCTACGAGTCGGGGAACGACCCCGCAGGGGAGGTGAAGCGCTTTCCCGTCCACTTCTACGTGGTGGCCATGCTCTTCATCCTCTTTGACGTGGAGGTGGCCTTCCTCTGGCCCTACGCCGTGAGCGCTGGTGGGCTTGGGCTTTATGGCTTCCTCGGGGTTTTGGCCTTCACCCTCCTCCTCTTCGTGGGCTTCCTCTACGAGTGGTGGAAGGGGGTGATGCGGTGGCATTGAAAGATTTGTTTGAAAAGGACGTGCAGGAGCTGGAGCGGGAGGGGATCCTCTTCACCACCTTGGAAAAGCTGGTGGCCTGGGGGCGGTCCAACTCCCTGTGGCCCGC from Thermus sp. LT1-2-5 includes the following:
- a CDS encoding Rad52/Rad22 family DNA repair protein; translation: MDEVWRKLAEPFPPAEVQWRIEALSKDRKRALVVPYVDARTVLDRLDRVVGPEGWHDSYEVLADQERALQDERGERRERLCEVKCRLTVLGVTKEDVGEGDSLKAAFSDALKRAAVKFGVGRYLYRLEKQWVDYDPERGRFTPPKLPEPEGGLEEEEKPEAHRLIDQLLERLKEKGLGKEAARIVTKYGGYGKTPEETKRLYGELRALLKG
- a CDS encoding metallophosphoesterase, with product MRVVAIGDLHANFPAFWRILKAEGLVDGSFKPTPALRFGTSKVVLLGDLVHPKTPKDYERLTGLVPFDPENPLHLRLAAKAEIRELFRLKALQEEAGGNLVILLGNHDEAALKGEPILGNRHLKHLEFHPEKGGQPLPEALKTWMESFPKEWVLNGVHFAHVGPVPWLQEYDDLFYAQSEPKTWWFRTPDYVERMGYRYGVYGHVPLREGILLKERFALIDALDLGQYLELFPEEDPLAVRIKRLPHA
- the rsmA gene encoding 16S rRNA (adenine(1518)-N(6)/adenine(1519)-N(6))-dimethyltransferase RsmA, with translation MPNPLTSPKAVRELLTKHGLFADKRLGQNFLVSEAHLRRIVEAAKPFTGPVFEVGPGLGVLTRALAEAGAEVTAIEKDTRLKPVLEETLKGLSVRLLFQDALRFPWEEVPEGSLLVANLPYNIATPLVTALLKTGRFARLVFLVQKEVAERMTAGPGSPAYGVLSLRVAHHAQAERLFDLPPGAFFPPPKVHSSLVRLTLKGVPDDPALFRLAEAAFGQRRKTLKNALVAAGYPKEGVEKALRTLGLAPEVRGETLDLEQFRQLRASLYTSE
- a CDS encoding NADH-quinone oxidoreductase subunit A; this translates as MAPIAEYVNVLIYLGVALFIGVAALGVGALLGPKKPGRAKLMPYESGNDPAGEVKRFPVHFYVVAMLFILFDVEVAFLWPYAVSAGGLGLYGFLGVLAFTLLLFVGFLYEWWKGVMRWH